In Pseudosulfitobacter pseudonitzschiae, the sequence GTCTGTGGACCACGGGTGGTATGCTGGTGCTGGTCGTGCTGGGTATGCGCGTGGCCTTTGCCGCTGGTCTTGCGGGCTTTGTCGGTCTGGTCTGGCTGCGCTGGAACGGATTTGACTATGCCCCCGAACGTTTTGGCAAAGCTGTGGAAATCAGCGTCAAGATCGCGGGGCAGGTGCCCCATTCCAAGGTCTCGTCGCAGGCGCTTAGCCTGATCCCGACCTTCATCCTGATCGGTTATCTGGCCTATTATGCCAAGCTGACAACGGCCCTGTTCGTGGCCGCAAAACGCTGGATTGCATGGGTGCCGGGGGGGCTGGCTGTCTCGACCGTCTTTGCCACTGCGGGCTTTGCTGCCGTGTCGGGCGCCTCTGTGGCCACCGCAGCGGTTTTTGCCCGTATCGCCATCCCCGAAATGCTGAAAATCGGCTATAACAAGCAATTTGCCGCAGGTGTTGTGGCGGCCGGTGGTACGCTGGCCTCGCTGATCCCGCCTTCGGCCATTCTGGTGATCTATGCGATCATCGTCGAACAGGACGTCGGCAAGCTGCTGTTGGCGGGGTTCATTCCCGGTGCTTTTTCGGCTGTGGTCTATGCGATCCTGATCATCGGCATTGCGGTGGTGTTCAAGAATGTGGGGCCTCCGGTTTCGGGGTTCACATGGCGTGAACGCTTTGCGTCACTGCCGCCCGCTCTGCCCATCGTGGCGGTGGTCGTGATCATCATCTTCTTTGTCTACAACCCCTTTGGCGAGGCATGGGGCACTCCGACAGAAGGCGGCGCCGTGGGTGCGTTCATCGTGTTCCTGATGGCACTGTATCGCGGTATGCGGCTGAGCCAGCTGAAAGATGCGCTGATCGAAACCGCCAAACTGACGGTGATGATCTTTACCATCATCTGGGGCGTGCTGATCTATGTGCGGTTTCTGGGCTTTGCCGACCTGCCGGGGGCGTTTTCTGACTGGATCACCTCGCTGGACATGGCACCGATGCTGATCCTGATCTGCATCCTGCTGGCCTATGCGGTGCTGGGCATGTTTATGGACGCGATCGGAATGCTGCTGCTGACGTTGCCTGTTGTATATCCCGCCGTCATGGCGCTGAACGGGGGCGAGTTTGTATCGGCTGCCGAAAGTTCCTTTGGCATGTCGGGTCCGATGTGCGCGATCTGGTTCGGTATTCTGGTGGTGAAGATGGCCGAGTTCTGCCTGATCACCCCGCCCATCGGTCTCAACTGTTTTGTCGTCGCGGGCGTGCGTGACGATCTGACCGTGCAGGATGTGTTCCGGGGTGTGACACCGTTCTTTCTGGCTGATGCGGTGACCATCGGTCTGCTGGTGGCTTTTCCGGGCATTGTGCTTTGGCTGCCGTCACTGGCGGGCTGATCATGTGGAAATAACGAACAAAGGCCCGCATTCGTGCGGGCCTTTTGCGTTCGGAATGTCGCGTGGCATGATCGGGCGGGCGGCCTTCCGGTTTGTAGACTTCCGCTTCCTATTATAAAGGGGGCTGGTGCGCCCGAGACCGGCGGACAATGGATGCGCCTGAAATGGCCGCAAACGCCGATTGCGGACCATAGGAGACCGAGCGAATGCCCCACACCACCGCCGCCCGGGCAGCGAAACTGTCTGTGGCACCCATGATGGATTGGACGGACCGGCACTGTCGGTATCTGCACCGTTTGCTGTCACGCAACGTGTTGCTTTACACCGAAATGGTGACGTCGCCCGCGCTGGTGCGGGGCGGGGCATTGCATTTGTTGCAGCATCATGCCGACGAACATCCCGTGGCACTCCAGCTTGGTGGTTCGGATCCGGTCGAACTGGCGCAGGCGGCGCGGATTGGCGCTGTGGCAGGCTATGACGAGATCAACCTGAACGTCGGTTGCCCGTCTGACCGCGTGCAATCAGGCACCTTTGGCGCGGTGTTGATGCGGCAGCCCGCGTTGGTGGCAAACTGTGTGCGCGCGATGCAAGACGCGGTGGACATCGAAGTGACGGTGAAGTGTCGCATCGGTGTGGACGACCAGAACCCGCAAGAGGTATTGCCCGAGTTTCTGTCGCAAATGGTGGGTGCAGGGGTTGAACGTGTGTCGATCCATGCGCGCAAGGCGTGGTTGCAGGGCCTCAGCCCCAAGGAAAACCGCGATATTCCGCCACTGGATTACGATCTGGTGCGGCAGGTGAAGGGGCTGTTTCCCAATCTTCACATTTCGGTCAACGGCGGGATTACCACGCTGGATCAGGCGATTGAATTCCTTGACGGGGGGGTGGACGGGGTGATGGTGGGCCGTGCGGCCTATCATCAGCCTTGGGATATTCTAAGCAGCGCGGACCGTCGCATTTACGGGACGGGCGAAGACACCACTGCCGAAGCGGCTGTGGCCCGAATGTTACCCTACATCGAGGCGCATCTGACCGAGGGGGGCCGTCTGCATCAGGTCACCCGTCATATGCTGGGCCTGTTCGCGGGCCGCCCCGGTGCGCGCGGCTGGCGTCGGGCATTGTCCGAAGGGGCGCACCGCGAGCGCGCGGGGCCGGAACTGGTTGAACAGGCGTTGACCCATATCACCCAAGCCGCCGAAGTGGCACGCGCCTGAGCGCTATGCCCGCACGCGACGGGGCACGGTGAACAGGGCAAAGCCCATTGCCATCACGCCGCAGATCGCAATCGCCGCCAGCATCGGCAGTACGGTGCCGTCAAAGAACGGCCCCGTGGCCGCGATCATCAGACCACCCGCCAGCATTTGCAGCGTGCCACCCAGAGACGAAGCCAGACCCGCCCGCTCGCCGTGCGCATCCAGCGCCAGCACCATCGTGGTGGGGATCACCACACCCA encodes:
- a CDS encoding TRAP transporter large permease translates to MDPITIGLWTTGGMLVLVVLGMRVAFAAGLAGFVGLVWLRWNGFDYAPERFGKAVEISVKIAGQVPHSKVSSQALSLIPTFILIGYLAYYAKLTTALFVAAKRWIAWVPGGLAVSTVFATAGFAAVSGASVATAAVFARIAIPEMLKIGYNKQFAAGVVAAGGTLASLIPPSAILVIYAIIVEQDVGKLLLAGFIPGAFSAVVYAILIIGIAVVFKNVGPPVSGFTWRERFASLPPALPIVAVVVIIIFFVYNPFGEAWGTPTEGGAVGAFIVFLMALYRGMRLSQLKDALIETAKLTVMIFTIIWGVLIYVRFLGFADLPGAFSDWITSLDMAPMLILICILLAYAVLGMFMDAIGMLLLTLPVVYPAVMALNGGEFVSAAESSFGMSGPMCAIWFGILVVKMAEFCLITPPIGLNCFVVAGVRDDLTVQDVFRGVTPFFLADAVTIGLLVAFPGIVLWLPSLAG
- the dusA gene encoding tRNA dihydrouridine(20/20a) synthase DusA, which encodes MPHTTAARAAKLSVAPMMDWTDRHCRYLHRLLSRNVLLYTEMVTSPALVRGGALHLLQHHADEHPVALQLGGSDPVELAQAARIGAVAGYDEINLNVGCPSDRVQSGTFGAVLMRQPALVANCVRAMQDAVDIEVTVKCRIGVDDQNPQEVLPEFLSQMVGAGVERVSIHARKAWLQGLSPKENRDIPPLDYDLVRQVKGLFPNLHISVNGGITTLDQAIEFLDGGVDGVMVGRAAYHQPWDILSSADRRIYGTGEDTTAEAAVARMLPYIEAHLTEGGRLHQVTRHMLGLFAGRPGARGWRRALSEGAHRERAGPELVEQALTHITQAAEVARA